The sequence CCGTTAGCGCAATGATGATCGTATTGAACAGAAACGACAGCACCCCATGCGCTAAAGCCACTCGGCGTATGCGTTTCGAACTGATGGCTACGTCAGATACCTGACTTGTCATACCGATGATGAATGCGAAGTAGGCAAAATCCAGATAATCTGGTTCTGGATCACTGGGAAATTCCAGCCCACCGGGCCGTTTCTTCTGGTTTGGATCATTGCCATAAAACAGGTGAGCATATCGGATCGTAAACAGTGTATGAACGAGCGTCCAGGAACTCGCTACAGCCAGAATGGCCAGTATAATGCTCTGTGACCGGTTATCATCGCTTATGGAATCCAGTAAAACAATAACAGCAAATAAGCTGGCGATAGCGGCCACAAGCACAAAAATCAGGATCATGACCCGGCTGGAATCTTCAAGGCGGGAAAGCTGAGGTAATTCGCGGGGGTGCGCGTTAAAAATAGTCAGCCACATCAGAAACAGCATCGTTAGCGCAAAAACCACCCAAATAATGGTTGTACAAGCTGCGCCACTGACTACATCTGTCATCCAGAAGTAGGCGAACAGGGCAGCTATCGAAGCAATGATCAACCGATGGCTGAGATCAAAACGAGTGATTTTAAGTAATAAACTGGATAGCATATCCTCGATTGATTGAAGCGAAAAAAACTCCCTGGCTATACGTCAGGAAAACGGGGAGTTTATGTAAAATTTTTTGCCGCAAGCCACTGCCCTGGCGAACTGTAGGACGGCTTTCAACAAAAGTCCCACTATTTTGTAAACATATCATTCCGCTACCTCAATAAGAAATTCCGCAGGGTTCCGATTCGTCGTACTTTCGCGTCATGTTTCAGCATACGCTTCGGCTTTACAGAAATGCTTATCAGGGCCTGACACCATCGGTATGGCTGTTGGCAGGAGTCATGCTGATCAACCGTTGTGGCACAATGGTTCTGCCTTTTCTGACGCTTTATCTTACCCAGTCGTTACATTATTCGGTCACAGAAGCGGGCATTGTGATGGCCGTTTATGGGATGGGGGCCTTTGTTGGCACGTTTATCGGCGGTCGGCTAACCGACCGGTTCGGGTTTTATTATGTCCAGCTGTTCAGCCTGCTCTTCGGCGGAGCTTTTCTGCTGCTACTTCAGTTTGTTACAGGCTTCTACCTACTCTGTAGTAGCGTCTTTACCTTTACACTTCTCGGCGACTCATTCAGGCCAGCTAATCAGGCTGCCATAGCCCACTATTCTGATCCGGATACCCGCACGCGAGCGTTCTCGCTCAACCGGCTAGCCGTCAATCTTGGCTGGGCCGTTGGTGGCGCAGTGGGTGGTTGGCTGGCCGGAATTAATTACAGCCTTCTTTTCTGGGCCGACGGCCTGACCTGCCTGGTAGCAGGCTTCGTTCTCTGGCTGTACTTGCCTGTTCCAGAAACATCTTTAGTCGCGAAGGCTAACCATGTTATTATCAACGATGTACCAGCGAAGACATGTTCTTCGGCATCACCCTACCGTGATACATTATTCATTGCATTCGTGCTGTGTGCGGCCTTATATCTGACCGTATTCATGCAGTTGTTCTCCATTGTCCCGTTATTTTTCAAGCGAGTGCTCCTGATGACGGAAAGTACAATCGGGCTGATGATGGCACTAAACGGCGTGTTTATCGTCGTAATTGAAATGGCCTTGGTCTATGAACTTGAGCAACGTAAACTATCGAAAATTAACCTGATCATAACGGGCGTTATTCTGACGGCGGTCTCCTATCTATCCCTGGCTGTAACTGGCTGGGCAGGGTTATCAGGAATAGCTATCGCGCTGGTTTTTATCATATTCGCTACGATCAGCGAAATGCTGGTGATGCCTTTCATTCAATCATTCACCGTACAACGATCCAATCCAGCTACACGAGGGCAATACCTGGCTTTGTACTCGATGGGGGGTGCACTGGCCCAGACCACAGC comes from Spirosoma aureum and encodes:
- a CDS encoding MFS transporter, with the protein product MFQHTLRLYRNAYQGLTPSVWLLAGVMLINRCGTMVLPFLTLYLTQSLHYSVTEAGIVMAVYGMGAFVGTFIGGRLTDRFGFYYVQLFSLLFGGAFLLLLQFVTGFYLLCSSVFTFTLLGDSFRPANQAAIAHYSDPDTRTRAFSLNRLAVNLGWAVGGAVGGWLAGINYSLLFWADGLTCLVAGFVLWLYLPVPETSLVAKANHVIINDVPAKTCSSASPYRDTLFIAFVLCAALYLTVFMQLFSIVPLFFKRVLLMTESTIGLMMALNGVFIVVIEMALVYELEQRKLSKINLIITGVILTAVSYLSLAVTGWAGLSGIAIALVFIIFATISEMLVMPFIQSFTVQRSNPATRGQYLALYSMGGALAQTTAPAFGSQMVAHFGFSVHWLTITLLSLVGACGFWLLRQRLETREP
- a CDS encoding DUF1345 domain-containing protein, which encodes MLSSLLLKITRFDLSHRLIIASIAALFAYFWMTDVVSGAACTTIIWVVFALTMLFLMWLTIFNAHPRELPQLSRLEDSSRVMILIFVLVAAIASLFAVIVLLDSISDDNRSQSIILAILAVASSWTLVHTLFTIRYAHLFYGNDPNQKKRPGGLEFPSDPEPDYLDFAYFAFIIGMTSQVSDVAISSKRIRRVALAHGVLSFLFNTIIIALTVGGLSGKL